In Alteribacillus bidgolensis, a genomic segment contains:
- a CDS encoding dihydrofolate reductase family protein, whose translation MRKIILFIHSTFNGVVTGDPSEDKTNWAVWRNSAGIEEGSQYLLNIFETADTILLGRGTYEDLSRKWPTSRGSKRDNGGSSLGDKINNAHKLVVTSARPLDKLKWGEFEAPKQLTGSNIEEQIKDLKNGDGGDIVIFGSPTLVRTLANANLIDEYQIVMHPVVVNVGEHLFDNLKEQKEFHLVDVKTLKVGSLLVTYRPAKA comes from the coding sequence ATGCGTAAAATCATTCTATTCATTCACAGTACTTTTAATGGAGTTGTCACTGGCGACCCAAGCGAGGACAAAACCAACTGGGCGGTCTGGAGAAATAGCGCTGGCATTGAGGAAGGTTCTCAGTATCTATTAAATATTTTCGAGACAGCTGATACCATTTTGCTTGGCCGCGGAACCTACGAAGACCTCTCTAGAAAGTGGCCGACTAGTCGAGGGTCCAAACGGGACAATGGAGGTTCAAGCCTGGGTGATAAGATAAACAACGCCCACAAACTAGTTGTAACAAGCGCCCGCCCGCTCGACAAGCTAAAATGGGGAGAATTTGAAGCTCCAAAACAATTGACCGGCAGTAATATAGAAGAACAAATTAAGGACTTAAAAAATGGTGACGGTGGCGACATTGTTATTTTCGGTAGTCCAACGCTCGTGCGAACACTTGCAAATGCAAATCTTATTGACGAATATCAGATAGTCATGCACCCGGTTGTGGTCAACGTAGGTGAGCATTTGTTTGACAATCTTAAGGAGCAGAAGGAATTCCATCTCGTGGACGTCAAAACACTTAAGGTGGGTTCTCTCTTGGTAACCTACAGACCCGCTAAAGCTTAG
- a CDS encoding LytTR family transcriptional regulator DNA-binding domain-containing protein, protein MAQVVKEKENLIIYKKSQIYKVNVNNIIMIERSQKGIIIYLENKEEVKLRYSLNKMKDHLPGSFKRTHQSFIVNTKYIFKIERLGPSLFQSTLSNRVIALISKEHLKSLLEG, encoded by the coding sequence GTGGCTCAAGTAGTTAAAGAGAAAGAAAATTTAATAATATACAAGAAAAGTCAAATTTATAAAGTTAACGTTAATAACATCATAATGATTGAGCGTTCACAAAAGGGAATTATCATTTACTTGGAGAACAAGGAAGAGGTGAAGTTACGTTACTCTTTGAATAAAATGAAAGATCATTTACCAGGAAGTTTTAAAAGAACGCACCAGTCTTTTATAGTGAATACTAAATACATTTTTAAAATTGAAAGACTAGGTCCTTCTTTGTTTCAAAGTACCCTATCAAATAGAGTAATAGCATTAATCAGTAAAGAACATCTTAAATCATTACTGGAGGGGTAG
- a CDS encoding FixH family protein encodes MNKEQVIKIKRTQEGKKVDDATNIQVDIWKKENHEDHEVIKAKPKGNEIYFADVQRRRLILY; translated from the coding sequence CTGAATAAAGAACAAGTTATAAAGATTAAACGGACGCAAGAGGGTAAAAAAGTAGATGATGCGACTAATATTCAGGTTGACATATGGAAAAAAGAGAACCATGAAGATCATGAAGTGATAAAAGCCAAACCTAAGGGGAACGAAATTTATTTTGCAGACGTTCAACGAAGACGGCTTATATTATATTAA
- the katG gene encoding catalase/peroxidase HPI has protein sequence MKDIENIGKCPVMHGSATSNTSTATSNRDWWPNQLNLNILHQHDKKTNPMGEDFDYTEEFKKLDYDALKKDLYNLMTDSQDWWPADYGHYGPFFIRMSWHAAGTYRQGDGRGGGGSGSQRFAPLNSWPDNGNLDKARRLLWPIKQKYGNKISWADLLLLAGNVAIESMGGKTIGFGAGREDIWHPEEDVNWGPETEWLENNRYSGERELENPLAAVQMGLIYVNPEGPDGEPDPVGSGRDIRETFKRMGMNDEETVALTAGGHTFGKAHGAGDPSHVSEEPERAPMEAQGLGWISTYESGNGPHTITSGIEGAWTPTPTKWDMSYFDLLFGYEWELTKSPAGAYQWTPVNPDEKYFAPDPENAAKRVPTMMTTADMAMRMDPAYEKISRRFHENPDEFADTFARAWFKLLHRDMGPRDRYLGPEVPEEEFIWQDPVPSVDYELTDAEVEELKAKILDSELTVSELVTTAWASASTFRASDKRGGANGARIRLAPQKDWEVNQPEQLSKVLTVLEGVQSQLDKNVSLADLIVLGGSAAIEKAARDAGFDVKVPFAPGRGDAAQEQTDVENFEVLEPFADGFRNYQKEEYSVSPEELLIDKAQLLNLSAPEMTVLIGGMRVLGANYGGTQHGVFTDRVGTLTNDFFVNLLDMGIEWKPADGGIYEGRDRQTGEVTRTATRVDLVFGSNSVLRALAEVYAQADNQEKFVHDFIAAWVKIMNADRFDLN, from the coding sequence ATGAAAGACATTGAGAACATTGGAAAGTGCCCGGTCATGCATGGAAGTGCCACTAGTAATACCTCTACTGCTACTTCAAACAGAGACTGGTGGCCGAATCAGCTGAACTTGAATATTCTTCATCAGCATGACAAGAAGACAAATCCAATGGGAGAAGATTTTGATTATACAGAAGAATTTAAAAAGTTAGATTACGATGCGCTAAAAAAGGACCTTTATAATCTCATGACAGACAGTCAGGATTGGTGGCCTGCGGACTACGGACATTATGGTCCATTCTTTATCCGCATGTCCTGGCACGCAGCAGGTACGTATCGTCAAGGAGACGGCCGCGGTGGCGGAGGAAGCGGCTCGCAGCGTTTTGCTCCTCTTAACAGCTGGCCGGACAACGGCAACCTCGATAAGGCCCGCCGCCTGCTTTGGCCAATAAAACAGAAGTATGGCAATAAGATTTCCTGGGCCGACCTGCTCCTTCTCGCAGGGAATGTAGCGATTGAATCAATGGGCGGAAAGACCATAGGGTTTGGCGCAGGACGAGAAGACATCTGGCATCCGGAAGAAGATGTCAACTGGGGGCCTGAAACAGAATGGCTCGAGAATAATCGCTACTCCGGGGAGCGTGAGCTGGAGAATCCGCTTGCTGCCGTTCAAATGGGCTTAATCTATGTGAATCCGGAAGGTCCAGACGGTGAGCCGGATCCGGTCGGAAGCGGTCGTGATATCCGTGAAACCTTTAAACGTATGGGGATGAACGATGAAGAAACCGTGGCACTCACAGCCGGCGGTCATACATTCGGTAAGGCACACGGTGCAGGAGACCCCTCTCATGTTAGTGAAGAACCTGAAAGAGCTCCTATGGAAGCACAGGGGTTAGGCTGGATAAGTACATACGAATCCGGCAATGGTCCTCACACTATCACCAGTGGAATTGAAGGGGCCTGGACTCCTACGCCGACAAAATGGGATATGAGTTACTTTGATCTGCTGTTTGGATATGAATGGGAGCTGACGAAAAGCCCTGCCGGTGCCTATCAGTGGACTCCTGTAAATCCGGACGAGAAGTATTTTGCACCTGATCCAGAAAATGCAGCCAAACGCGTTCCAACGATGATGACTACGGCGGATATGGCCATGCGTATGGATCCGGCCTACGAAAAGATTTCCCGTCGCTTCCACGAAAATCCAGACGAGTTTGCCGATACCTTTGCCCGTGCATGGTTTAAGCTTTTGCACCGTGACATGGGTCCTCGTGATCGGTACCTTGGACCGGAAGTGCCGGAAGAAGAGTTCATCTGGCAGGACCCTGTCCCATCCGTTGATTATGAGTTAACCGATGCCGAAGTCGAAGAACTGAAAGCGAAGATCCTCGACTCCGAGCTTACAGTGAGCGAGCTCGTTACAACAGCGTGGGCTTCCGCTAGTACCTTCCGCGCCTCGGATAAGCGAGGTGGTGCGAATGGCGCCCGCATCCGTCTTGCTCCCCAGAAAGACTGGGAAGTGAATCAGCCGGAGCAGCTTTCGAAAGTATTAACTGTACTGGAAGGCGTGCAAAGTCAGCTGGATAAAAACGTCAGCCTGGCCGATTTGATTGTACTGGGCGGCAGTGCAGCCATCGAAAAAGCAGCAAGGGATGCAGGATTTGATGTAAAAGTGCCGTTTGCGCCCGGACGCGGCGATGCTGCACAAGAACAGACGGATGTAGAAAACTTTGAAGTGCTGGAGCCTTTCGCAGATGGGTTCCGCAACTATCAGAAGGAAGAGTATAGTGTCAGCCCAGAAGAACTCTTGATAGACAAGGCACAGCTGTTAAACCTGTCCGCCCCTGAAATGACGGTCCTGATTGGCGGCATGCGTGTTCTCGGGGCCAACTACGGCGGCACACAGCACGGCGTCTTTACAGATCGTGTCGGCACACTCACGAACGACTTCTTTGTGAACCTGCTTGACATGGGAATCGAGTGGAAGCCTGCAGATGGCGGAATTTACGAAGGACGTGACCGCCAGACAGGGGAAGTCACCCGTACCGCAACGAGAGTGGATCTTGTCTTCGGTTCCAACTCTGTTCTGCGTGCCCTTGCCGAAGTATATGCGCAAGCCGACAACCAAGAGAAGTTTGTCCATGACTTTATCGCTGCCTGGGTTAAGATAATGAATGCCGATCGTTTCGACCTTAATTAA
- a CDS encoding DoxX family protein produces MKKINITYWVFTGLLSVLMLIGAIPDILSAPEAVALFNHLGYPAYLLPFIGIAKLLGVVAILIPGFWRIKEWAYAGFTFDLTGAMYSTISVDGLTSGLVVFFIGYTLIAGSYVFYHRKHKEVLLNHTTSGVQEHITN; encoded by the coding sequence ATGAAGAAAATCAACATTACCTACTGGGTTTTTACGGGACTGTTGTCAGTATTAATGCTTATCGGTGCTATTCCTGATATCTTGTCTGCTCCCGAAGCAGTTGCTTTATTCAACCATTTAGGTTACCCTGCTTACCTTCTTCCCTTTATTGGGATTGCTAAATTATTAGGTGTAGTAGCGATCCTAATCCCTGGTTTTTGGCGAATTAAAGAATGGGCTTATGCCGGCTTTACATTTGATTTGACGGGCGCCATGTACTCAACCATATCTGTAGATGGCCTTACCAGTGGCTTGGTCGTTTTCTTCATCGGATACACGTTAATTGCTGGCTCCTATGTTTTCTATCATAGAAAACATAAAGAAGTTTTATTGAATCACACAACCAGTGGAGTACAAGAACACATAACCAATTAG
- a CDS encoding ArsR/SmtB family transcription factor — protein sequence MNTKILSALAEPSRLRIVELLRDGSLTVGEIADQLDIRQPQASKHLRVLYEAGIVEFYAETNRRIYKLRSEPFKELNSWLDQYRELWEEQFDNLDRYLQELQKKKRNKHK from the coding sequence ATGAATACTAAAATTCTAAGCGCTCTTGCCGAACCCAGTAGATTACGCATTGTAGAATTACTTCGTGACGGTTCTCTTACTGTAGGGGAAATTGCGGATCAGCTTGACATACGACAGCCACAAGCATCAAAACATCTGCGCGTGCTATATGAAGCAGGAATAGTGGAATTTTATGCTGAAACCAATCGCCGCATATATAAGCTACGGTCGGAGCCTTTCAAAGAATTAAATTCTTGGTTGGATCAATACCGTGAACTATGGGAAGAACAATTCGATAATTTAGATCGTTATTTGCAGGAGTTGCAAAAGAAAAAGAGAAATAAACATAAGTGA
- a CDS encoding DUF899 family protein has translation MNQNYNTSKQPPVVDRSTWQAKLDVLRLREKAHTREGDAIAAARRRLPMVEVDSSIPLIGPDGPVTLLETFEGRHQLIAYFHMWHTGRPAAEQCEGCTFSTTHINELSYLNSRDVSYATFCEGPYEESSRYRDFMGWTVPWYSVPQDAADQLIVDRHFGILVSYLRDGDKVYETYWTTGRGNERMAPSYGLLDLTVYGRKEFWEDSPEGWPQHWGSKGGQFQMDGRPTAQWSRLAAGRSDDLGT, from the coding sequence ATGAATCAAAATTACAACACTTCTAAGCAGCCTCCAGTGGTCGATCGGTCCACCTGGCAGGCCAAACTGGATGTGTTGCGGCTCCGAGAGAAGGCGCATACTCGCGAAGGTGACGCAATTGCGGCAGCCCGTCGGCGGCTGCCGATGGTCGAGGTGGACTCGAGTATCCCGCTGATCGGCCCGGATGGCCCGGTCACGCTGCTGGAGACGTTCGAGGGCCGCCACCAGTTGATCGCCTACTTTCATATGTGGCACACTGGCAGACCCGCCGCGGAGCAGTGCGAGGGCTGCACCTTCTCCACGACCCATATCAACGAGCTGTCCTATCTGAACTCGCGGGACGTCAGCTACGCGACTTTCTGTGAGGGGCCGTATGAGGAGAGTTCGCGGTATCGCGACTTCATGGGCTGGACGGTTCCCTGGTACTCGGTTCCCCAGGACGCCGCGGACCAGTTGATCGTTGACCGGCACTTCGGCATCCTGGTCAGTTATCTCCGGGACGGCGACAAAGTCTACGAGACCTACTGGACCACAGGCCGCGGCAACGAACGGATGGCACCGTCGTACGGACTGCTGGACCTGACTGTCTACGGTCGGAAGGAGTTTTGGGAGGATTCACCCGAGGGTTGGCCGCAGCATTGGGGCTCAAAAGGTGGTCAGTTTCAGATGGACGGCCGCCCGACCGCCCAGTGGTCCCGCCTGGCAGCCGGACGCTCTGACGATCTCGGCACCTAG
- a CDS encoding tubby C-terminal domain-like protein: MNTYKFTEPFFLTSKHKTTVYKADESKVGYIQKMYDNDVQRYVSLFLDKLYFQYNFYNPEGERISFIKNIKENKKDYIRSRWLYKKENDNVIITNKTKLKTNIRFQIDMEEHSPIEVTRDFAENKVVFWKGNKQLAVINHTKTLPRKITVHTYNEDVLPLDLIFFIYFVYRIYSI; this comes from the coding sequence GTGAATACATATAAATTTACGGAACCCTTTTTTTTGACTTCTAAACATAAAACAACGGTATATAAGGCTGACGAAAGTAAAGTCGGATATATACAGAAAATGTATGATAATGACGTTCAAAGGTATGTGAGCTTATTTTTAGACAAGTTATATTTCCAGTATAATTTCTACAATCCTGAAGGGGAACGTATATCTTTTATTAAGAACATAAAAGAAAACAAAAAAGATTATATACGTTCTCGATGGTTATACAAAAAAGAAAATGATAATGTGATTATAACAAATAAAACTAAATTAAAAACGAATATCAGATTTCAAATTGATATGGAAGAACACTCACCAATTGAAGTAACAAGGGACTTTGCAGAGAATAAAGTTGTTTTCTGGAAGGGTAATAAACAATTAGCGGTTATTAATCACACTAAAACATTACCACGAAAAATAACTGTTCATACTTATAATGAAGATGTACTTCCACTAGATCTAATCTTTTTTATTTACTTTGTCTATAGAATATACTCTATATGA
- a CDS encoding SRPBCC domain-containing protein: MSAKIEITRTFDAPRDLVFKAFTEKEHLLNWWGPKGWTIDVTKLELRPDGVFHYSQKSQDGHVMWGKFVYNEIEPPEKLVYTNSFSDEEGNIVRAPFNANWPLEIQNILTFIENDGKTTLTMIGVPVSPTEEEIKTFEESQEMVQKGFEGTFDQLADYLLKVHN; the protein is encoded by the coding sequence ATGTCTGCTAAAATTGAAATCACTCGTACTTTCGATGCTCCACGTGACCTTGTGTTTAAAGCTTTTACCGAAAAGGAACATCTTTTAAACTGGTGGGGTCCGAAAGGATGGACAATTGATGTTACTAAACTAGAACTCCGCCCAGATGGTGTCTTTCATTACAGCCAGAAGTCTCAAGATGGCCACGTTATGTGGGGAAAATTTGTTTATAATGAAATTGAACCTCCAGAGAAACTTGTTTATACCAATTCATTTTCTGACGAGGAAGGTAATATCGTACGTGCTCCCTTTAACGCTAACTGGCCATTAGAAATTCAGAATATTTTGACGTTCATCGAGAATGATGGCAAAACAACACTTACAATGATTGGTGTTCCGGTCTCCCCTACTGAGGAAGAAATCAAGACCTTCGAGGAATCACAAGAGATGGTACAAAAGGGGTTTGAAGGAACCTTCGATCAATTAGCTGATTATCTGTTAAAGGTACACAATTAA